A single window of Salvia splendens isolate huo1 chromosome 6, SspV2, whole genome shotgun sequence DNA harbors:
- the LOC121806971 gene encoding uncharacterized protein LOC121806971, with product MAISDAVLANLTTLYLVVIAAIKAYGMAAGRSFSGSCVIVLSTAAVALILVAALAWDVSRKATRALMMSGAAPDRGHDMCRGGICWHGVAVKSPASQVRFRLPQHQNM from the coding sequence ATGGCGATTTCCGACGCGGTGCTGGCTAATCTAACGACTCTCTACCTTGTGGTCATTGCCGCCATCAAGGCCTACGGCATGGCGGCCGGCCGGAGCTTCAGCGGCAGCTGCGTAATCGTCCTCTCCACCGCCGCCGTCGCTCTGATCCTCGTCGCCGCCCTCGCCTGGGACGTCTCGCGCAAGGCCACCCGCGCGCTGATGATGAGCGGCGCCGCGCCCGATCGCGGCCACGATATGTGCCGCGGCGGCATCTGCTGGCACGGCGTCGCCGTCAAATCTCCGGCATCTCAGGTCCGATTCCGCCTCCCTCAGCACCAAAACATGTGA